In the Ranitomeya imitator isolate aRanImi1 chromosome 2, aRanImi1.pri, whole genome shotgun sequence genome, ATTGAAATAATAAGTGAACTGTAACTGCATAACCAGGTCCTTAGTATTTGGCTGGATATAAAGAGTAAATCATCCCATACACTTATTAGTTCAGATTTAgtattgggctatgttcacacgttcagtatttggtcagtattttaaaacagtatttgtaagccaaaaccagaagtgggtgaaaaatgcagaagtggtgactagtgttgagcgataacgtccgatacttgaaagtatcggtatcggatagtatcggccgatacccgaaaagtatcggatatcgccgataccgataccaatacaagtcaatgggacaccaagtatcggaaggtatcctggatggttcccagggtctgaaggagaggaaactctccttcaggccctgggatccatattaatgtgtaaaataaagaattaaaataaaaaatattgatataattacctctccggaggcccctggacatcaccgctggtaaccggcaggcttctttgtttaaaatgagcgcgtttaggacctgagaatgacgtcgcggcttctgattggtcgcgtgccgctcatgtgaacgccacgcgaccaatcagaagccgtgacgtcattctcaggtcctaaactcctcattctaggaatttaggacctgagaatgacgtcgcggcttctgattggtcgcgtggcggtcacatgagcggcacgcgaccaatcagaagccatgacgtcatggaagtccctaaacgcgctcattttaaacaaagaaggctgccggttaccagcggtgatgtccaggggcctccggagaggtgagtatatcaatattttttattttaattatttattttacacattaatatggatccgataccgattcccgatatcgcaaaaatatcggaaatcggtatcggaattccgacaacgcaaatatcgaccgatacccgatacttgcggtatcggaatgctcaacactagtggtgacgtgtttctattatacttttcctcttattttttttccattcccGATTTTGGTTTACAATTCTGGATGTAAAATGCTGACTAAatattgaacgtgtgaacatggccttactgacATTtacagaaaagcagaaaaaaaataggAGCAGCCACCATAATGTGTGTAAtaatttttttagttatttttctcGCTCTTTCACATTCAAATGGTGTAAATACCGAAATACTGACAATAGGACACATCCATCTACAATACTTCATAAAGCAtatttacacaaaaacattaaaactttgtgattttttttctttttcacagaaTACCAGACCATAtatatctatttaaattaaaaattcTATTTTGTACAAATTTATTCCAACTAGAATACTGACCACGTAGCTCaaagcttccttcataaattatatTCCCATCCATTAGAGACATTTTGTCCCGTTTTGTAATATTATATGGAACTTGAATCCTTAAAATTAGACTCCATCATCAAATCCCCTCCGTTGTTAATGTTCATTTGCTCAGTTAGTTCATCTTGAGTTACTGGCAGAGCAATTTTTGTTGCAGAGTCGATCTTGAAGAGATTATCCATCTTGATTAAAGGGTTGATGTTAAAGGACTTTTGAAAAGATTTGGAAGTAAAGTAATATACAAAAGGGTCAAAACAACAATTCATTGTCGCGATACACAAGGTAATTGGGTACATGGTCCGTGCAAATCTCTCAATAGAGCAGTTGGCTATTGCCTGTGAGCGTACCAAGGCGTAAAGAAAAAGGATGGAATTGTACGGCACAAAACACACAACAAAGATGGCAATGTGGACGATGATCATCTTCAGGACTTTTTCTTTGTTGGTTCCTATCTGACACAAGGTTGCTGGTTTCCTCAGAGTCCTTAAAACCAAAGAGGAGCAAGTAAGATTGAGGAGCAAGGGAATAAGAAATCCAACCACTTCAATGAACATGGTGATTTTCGACAAATAGGTTTTCCAGATGCTTTTCGAGAAGCCTTCAAAACAAGTGGTGGTCGTGTTGGATACATTGGTGGTAGAGAATAGGGATGCAGAAATGCCTCCGCTGAGGACTAAAATCCAAACCCCGGCACAAACGATGGCAGAATTTCTTCTTGTTCTGATGGTTCGGGAACGGAATGGGTAAACAATTGCCAGAAATCGATCTACACTGATACAAGTAAGGAAAAGCATGCTACCATAGATGTTTGTCAAGAATGCCGTGCCTGATATTTTGCACAAAGTGTCACCAAAGGGCCAATGGCGGTTGAAATTATAAAATATTTTAAAAGGAAGAGTGAATACAAACAGTAGGTCAGACACGGCAAGGTTGGTCATGTAAATGGCAGTCTCATTGTGCATCTTCATTCGAAAGCAGAAGACGCAGAGTGAAGCACAGTTTGTGATCAATCCCAGGACAAATACAACACTATAAACCACTCCGTAAAGGTTGTATTTGAAAGAGTCATCGATGGAGCAGGTCGTATTGCTGTAGTTTCCCATCCCAAGCTCCAGAATGTTCTGCTGAATCCTCTACGGATTCTAACTGTACCCATAGAATATTTTAGAAGCAATCTTGGCATGGCATGACTACGAGGTGAAGACACAGGCAACGTTCAAATGAATCTTCTCCATAACATGCTGGAaatctaaaagaaaaaaataataattacaaaattgtatatctattttagatttttttcttacacacattatatacatacaCCCATGCTTgacagtgttggcacccttgagatTGTTCctggaaatgaagtatttctcacagaaaattattgcaattacacatgtttactTTCTttgtgtgtgtattggaacagctaaaaaaaaaaaaaaaaaaaaaaaaggcaaactggacaatttcacacaaacccctcaaaatggcctggacaaaactgttggcaccctcaacttaatatttggttgcagatAAGATttctaagatctctccacaggtgtttaatGGGATTTAGATGCAGACTCACTGCTGGCCACTCAAGAACTCTTCAGCACTTTGGTTTCAATCCATTTCTGGGTAATTCTTGAAGTATTTTGGGGGGTTTATTATTATGCTAGctaacaaagaaacaaaaaaaaacacataaaaatagcctcaccaaaaccttgtcaaatgataaatgcactagcaggatgcagcaggcccccacagtgggggcctgctgcatcctgttaatgcatttgtcatttgacaaggttttggtgaggctTTTTATTATGGGTCATTATTATACTGGTCAATCCATGACCTTGTGCACAAGCTGAGCTTTCTGACACTGGcagtacattgcaacccaaaatcctttggcaatCTTCAAATTTCAAGATTCCTTGCCCCGAGTCAAGGCACCcattgccagaggcagcaaaacaacccaaaaacaTCTTTGACTCTAGGTACTGTGTTCgtttctttgtagacctcattccgctttcggtaaacagtagaatgatgtgcttcatCATAAAGCTctatcttagtctcatctgtccaaaacactttcccagaaggattttcatTTATTTAATTCAAATATCAacggatagtttgtgctgacactgatgcaccatgagcctgcaggacagcttgaatttctatggcacttgattagggctgcttatccaccatccagattaTCCTGTGTTGCCACCTTTCATCAAATTTTCTTCACTGTCCATATCCAAGGAGATTAGTTACAATGCCATTGGTTGTAaaattcttgattatgttgcgcaccgtggacaaagaaacatcaagatctctggagatggacttgtgatTGTTAATattgttctcaagtcctcagacagttctcttctcctctttcggttctccatgcttagtgtggcacacacaaacacacattgcAAAGATTGAGTAAACTTTTCtcccttttatctggtttcaggtgtgagttTCATATTGCCCCAACTTGTTACTTGacacaggtgagtttgaaagagcatcacatgcttgaaacaaagttgcttacccacaatttttgaataattttgtccagaccatttttctgtgtttttttgtgttgttccaatacacaaaggaaataaacatgtgtataagaaaACGTGTAATTTCAATAATGTTCTGGGAGAAATATCGGTATGTTTGtgaaaaacacggaaatttggtgaaaatttagaaaattttgcaattttcaaacttttaatttttatacctttaaatcagagagtcatatcacacaaaatctaTACATATAAAAAGGAGtgcatgtgtgtctgtgtgtgtgtgtgtgtgtgtgtgtgtgggtggatgatgaggtcataaaggttgccatggcaatgatgatgtcataaaggatgccatggcgaagatgaagtCATAAAGGATGCCATTGCGAAGATgaagtcataaaggttgccatggtgacggttatgttataatggttgccatggtgatgatgtcagaattgttgccatggtgaagatgatgtcataatgggtatatgggcacagaaccatgggatggaggatatgtatgatgggtatatggtcacgggactatgggatggaggatatgtgtgatgggtatatggtcacaggactatgggatggaggatatgtatgatgggtatatagtcaagggactatgggatggaggatatgtgggatggaggatatgtatgatgggtatatgggcacgggactatgggatggagggtgtgtgaagggtatatgggcacaggactatgggatggaggataatcattataatttgttataaataAGCACagctagttactatgcccgggcaacgccgaactcttcagctagtagttaataaataacatttcccacatgtctactttacatcagcacaattttggaaacaatttgttttgctaggaagatataagggttaaaagttgaccagcgatttctcatttttacaacaaaatttacaatttTGGGGATCACCTCACAGTTGAAGTGacattgaggggcctatatgacagaaaatacacaaaaattacaccattctaaaaactgcacccctcatggtattcaaaaccaaattcaagaagttaattaacccttcaggtgcttcacaggtttTTTGGaatctggaaggaaaaaataagcatttaCTTTTCATTcataaaaattttcctttagacctaattttttttaacttttgcaatggtaacaggagaaaatggaccatacgttttattgtgcaatttctcctgagcacgcagataccccatatgtgggggaatactactgtttgggcacatggcagggcttggaagagaaggagtgccgtttgatattttgaatgcaaaatttgatggaataattagcggataccatgtcgcgtttgaagagcccctgatgtgcctaaacagtggaaaccctccacaagtgacatcattttggaaactaaacccctttgagacgttatctagatgtgtattgagcaccttgaacccccaagtttataatgttagcaaatacctccaattcaaaatgtagtatagtttttctgattctgaTTCACTAcgtctcttttctcatgtgcaggaACGACAGGACCTTAGGCATCCATGGTTGTGATCACTAGCCAATTAGTTAATTGTCACTATATCAGTGTCCGTAACTATGGATaccgaaggtcctgcaatgcctgcacatgaggaaagactcACCGCAAAACAgaataactatactacatttctagttgGACGTATTGGTTATAATTATtatcataaataataataaaaatattattattactacacctactacatattgggataggatcttggagatgggaaaaccGCTTTAAGCCAAGTTCTAGCAACTGAAAAAGGTTGGCCACTTTCTAATGAAGTTTTCAAAAATACCACAAAACTGTAACGCTCATGTCTATAGCAAGCTTCCTCAACTTCTAAAAAAGCGCCAAAAAACTTTAATAAAGTGTTCCATGTACATTTTTCGTGCGGCGTTGCGTTAAGAAAAGTGGAGTGATTTTTTTTCGACTTATCATCCAAGTGCAATGTGTTTTTTTACTccacagctattaatcatttacagttttTTTACgtgaaaagggaacctgtcacgttaaaaatgctgttaacctgcagattaatagaGCTCTGAACTTGCCCACTGCTGGCACTTAAAGCCCCacttccatagacaacatggagaggagtcttctgctcacggagcagacgctcaatgggacagatgaggggggggatggtgggatggagctgcaggacaatgaagtagcaagctgggtgacagttaggaagcggggtagagggaagagtgccagggaggctagtcctgatctggaacaccccaataagtttgctaagttggcagatgaggggggtgccagtacaggggtagcactgctgcagccaggcatgtcctctgaaagccgggggagtgactgctccagtaaggagggaaataggagagcagggcaggccagacaggtgctggtagtgggcgactcaattattaggggaacagatagggcaatctgtcacaaagacagggatcgtcgaacggtgtgctgcctacctggcgctcgagtccgacacatcgctgatcgggtggacagattattgggaggggctggtgaggacccagcggtcatggtgcacattggcacaaatgacaaagttagaggtaggtggaaggtccttaaagatgatttcagggaattaggctgcaagctgaaagcaaggacctccaacgtggtattttccgaaatactgccggtaccacgtgccacgccagagaggcaacgggagattagggaggttaataagtggctcaagaattggtgtaggaaagaggggtttgggttcctgcagaactgggccgacttctcagttggctacaggctctacgctagggacgggctgcacctcaatggggagggtgcagctgtgctgggggagagaatggctagaaggttggaggagtgtttaaactaggaattgggggggagggtattcattttataggaggggaagatagtgcagacagagtcctgggcacaaataaggaagttgggggtggcggtggcatggggggtggggtcagaacagttaataatttaagaaatagaagtacagagaggaacataaagtgcatgtatactaatgccagaagcctcgccaacaaaatggacgaattagaactaatgttgttggagcataattatgacatggtggggatatctgaaacgtggctggatgagagccatgactgggctgttaacttgcagggctatagcctgttcagaaatgaccgtacagataagcgagggggaggggtgtgtctatatgtaaaatcatccttaaaacccatcctgcgcgataatataggtgaatttaatgaaaatgtagaatccctgtgggtggagataaggggagggggaaaaataataaattactgataggggtttgttataaatctccaaaaataatggaagcaatggagaatatcctagtaaagcaaatagatgaagctgcgactcaaggagaagtcattattatgggggacttcaactaccctgaaatagattggggaacagaaacctgcagttccagcaaaggtaatcggtttttgacaattatgagagacaattacctttcacaactggttcaggacccaacaagaaggggggcactgctagacctaatattaaccaacaggccagaccgcatatcaaatataagggttgggggtcacttgggaaatagcgatcacaaaataataagttttcatgtatcctttaaaaagatgtgtagtagaggggttacaaggacactaaacttcaggagggcaaatttcaaacggatgagagaggatcttggtgcaattaactgggacgatatcctgagacacaaaaatacacagagaaaatgggagacgtttattagcatcctggataggacctgtgcacagtatataccgtatgggaataaacatattagaaataggaggaaaccaatatggctaaatagagctgtaaggggcgcaataagggacaaaaagaaagcatttagagaattaaaggaagtaggtagcgaggaggcattaaataaatacagaaaattaaataaattctgtaaaaagcaaatcaaggcagcaaagattgagacagagagactcattgccagagagagtaaaaataatcctaaaatattctttaactacataaatagtaagaaactaaaaaatgatagtgttggcccccttaaaaatagtctgggtgagatggtggatgaggatgaggaaaaagccaatatgctaaatgactttttttcatcagtatttacacaagaaaatcccatggcagacaaaatgtctagtgataaaaattcccaattaaatgtcacctgcttaacccagcaggaagtgcggcggcgtctaaaaatcactaaaattgacaaatctccgggcccggatgggatacaccctcgagtactgcaggaattaagtacagtcattgatagaccattatttttaatctttaaagactccataataacagggtttgtgccacaggactggcgtatagcaaatgtggtgccaatattcaaaaagggaacaaaaactgaactcggaaactataggccagtaagcttaacctctactgtgggtaaaatcctggagggcattctaagggacgctatactggagtatctgaagaggaataacctcatgacccagtatcagcacgggtttactagggaccgttcatgtcagactaatttgatcagtttctatgaagaggtaagttccggattggaccaagggaacccagtggatgtagtgtatatggacttttcaaaagcttttgatacggtgccacacaaaaggttgatacataaaatgagaataatggggataggggaaaatatgtgcaagtgggttgagagctggctcagggataggaaacaaagggtggttattaatggagcacactcggactgggtagcggttagcagtggggtaccacaggggtcagtattgggccctcttctttttaacatatttattaatgaccttgtagggggcattcagagtagaatttcaatatttgcagatgacactaaactctgcagggtaatcaatacagaggaggacaattttatactacaggatgatttatgtaaactagaagcttgggctgataaatggcaaatgagctttaatggggataaatgtaaggtcatgcacttgggtagaagtaataagatgtataattatgtgcttaa is a window encoding:
- the LPAR4 gene encoding lysophosphatidic acid receptor 4 — translated: MGNYSNTTCSIDDSFKYNLYGVVYSVVFVLGLITNCASLCVFCFRMKMHNETAIYMTNLAVSDLLFVFTLPFKIFYNFNRHWPFGDTLCKISGTAFLTNIYGSMLFLTCISVDRFLAIVYPFRSRTIRTRRNSAIVCAGVWILVLSGGISASLFSTTNVSNTTTTCFEGFSKSIWKTYLSKITMFIEVVGFLIPLLLNLTCSSLVLRTLRKPATLCQIGTNKEKVLKMIIVHIAIFVVCFVPYNSILFLYALVRSQAIANCSIERFARTMYPITLCIATMNCCFDPFVYYFTSKSFQKSFNINPLIKMDNLFKIDSATKIALPVTQDELTEQMNINNGGDLMMESNFKDSSSI